The nucleotide window TGGATTCTCAATTTTACTGCTAATCGCCATTATTTCAAAGGGCGGAATGGGCGGCGGGGACATTAAGCTGTTTTTACTGATTGGATTAGTGTTGGGAACGTTCAACACGTTATTAACCTTATTTTTAGCTTCGGTGATTGGGATGATTGTCGGTATCGTCATTTTGAAAGTCCGCGAGAAAGGGCGCAAAACCCCTGTACCGTTCGGACCATCAATAGCCATTGCAGCAATCATCGTATACTTTTACGGTGATGAGCTCATCGATATGTATTTAAACTTACTATAACGTTAAAAAAGGGGTGCCCTGAATTTATTTTCCGGTCATCCCTTTAAATATGTCTTAATAATCTATTATCACTTTTTCGAATGGGTGATTAGTCAGAAGCTCATATGTTGCAAGTTCCACTACCTTTTCCACGGTATCACCTAAAACTAATATGCGGTAGTTACCAAAATCTTTATAATAGGCATCTGCTTCTACATATTTGGTTTTTTCACTCTGTATATTTCTGCGAATATTTACGACAATTTCATAACCATCCTTTATAAATTGAATTTTACTCAATAAAAAACAACCTCCTCAACAGTAGTTTATTACCGGATAAAAGTAATTGACTAAACTTGTTGGAAGGTTGTGTAGGATCGCTAAAAATTATTCAGCATTTGGATAAATCATCGTTTTCGGATCGACATAACGGTCAAATTCCTCTTCTGTTAAAAGACCTGAAGCAATGGCAGCTTCTTTTAAAGTTGTGCCTTCTTTATGCGCTGTTTTTGCGATTTTTGCTGCATTTTCATAACCGATATACGGGTTTAACGCAGTAACAAGCATCAGTGAATTTTTCAGGTTAGCATCCAGTACTTCCATATTCGGCTCGATACCGACTGCACAATTATCGTTGAATGATTTCATCGAATCGGCCAACAGTCGTGCTGATTGCAGGAAGTTGTAGATGATGACCGGCTTGAATACGTTCAATTCGAAATTACCTTGTGATGCTGCGAAGGCGATTGTTGCGTCATTGCCGACAACTTGTGTCACGACCATTGTCATCGCTTCGCTTTGTGTCGGGTTTACTTTACCCGGCATGATGGATGAGCCTGGTTCGTTTTCGGGAATCGTGATTTCACCGATACCAGAGCGCGGACCGCTTGCCAGCCAGCGTACATCATTCGCGATTTTCATTAAATCCGCTGCCAATGCCTTCAATGCACCGTGCGCTGTCACGACTTCATCATGACTTGTCAGTGCATGGAATTTGTTTTCCGCAGATGTAAATTCAATGCCTGTCAGTGTGCTGATTTCCGCAGCTGTGCGGGCACCGAATTCCGGATGGGCGTTAATACCTGTACCAACAGCAGTACCGCCAATCGCAAGTTCCTTCATGAACTGTGTATTCACCATAATCATTTTTTCGCATTTTAGGAGCATATGGTGCCAGCCGCCAATTTCCTGGCCTAATGTTAGCGGTGTAGCATCCTGTAAATGCGTACGGCCGATTTTAATAATATCGTTAAATGCCAATGCCTTTTCTTTCAATGTCGCCTGTAACAGCTTTAAGCGCGGCATTAAGTAGTTCTCTACGATTTCGACTGCAGCAATATGTAGTGCAGTAGGGAATGTGTCGTTCGAGCTTTGGGATTTGTTGACATCGTCATTTGGATGGACTTTTTCATCCGAGCCAGCCGCCGTCAGCTTTTCATTCGCCAGGTGGGCAATTGTTTCGTTCACATTCATGTTTGTCTGTGTACCGCTGCCTGTTTGCCAAACGACTAGAGGGAAGTGTTCATCCCATTTGCCTGCAAGAATTTCGTCGGCCGCTTCCACAATCGCATTTTTTTTCGCATTGGATAGTTTGCCCAATTTATTATTGGCAATCGCCGCCGCCTTTTTCAGAATGGTCATGGCGCGGATAATTTCGATTGGCATTCTTTCTGTGCCGATTTGGAAGTTTTCCTTGCTTCGCTGTGTTTGTGCACCCCAAATTTTGTCTACCGGTACACGAACTTCACCTAAAGTGTCTTTTTCAATACGGAATTCCAACTAAATCATCTCCTTTAATATATGTATACCCAATTTTTCATGAAAAAATGGCAAATCGTGTGAGGGGATTTGCCATTCTTTCAGGAGAAAAGATCAATTACGCCTCGGCGTAATTGTGTCCAGATTTTTTTGAGTTTACTCAAAAAGTTCCCTTTAAAAATCTGTGACATCCGCCGGAGGCTTACCTTCATTCAGCGGGCATTTGAAACGCCTGCTGAATCCAATAGAACAATCATTCACCACCCACGAACAGAGGAGAGTGTTTTCTACTGAATGAAGATAAATGCGTTATCTTTTCGAAATATGAGAAAAGTAATTAATGAGTTTCGAATCTGAACTGGGGGGAACAGTATCGAAAAGGTTTTACTAACTTACAGTGATAATGATAATCTTTATCAATTAGAAAGTCAATAGTTTTACTGATAAATTTTTAGAAAATTCATTTTACTAAATCCCTAATATGTAAAACAACGCCTAAAGTACCGGACCGCTCAGGTTACTTTAGGCGTTGTTGTTTTTGGTATTCACTTAGGAAGTCATCCCTTCAATTTTGTTAAACGATTTTTACATAAAAATCCCGGCCATTTGTCAGTTCAGGAATTTCTATATTTTTTTCGTTCTTATAATAGTCTGAAATAATATTTGCAAAGCTGGCATAGCCATTTAATAATGTGCCTGGCTTAATCTCTTTTGCGATATTATGGAACTCGAAATAGTGAAGTGCATCATCGCTCAGACTATATAAAATTCTTTCGATATCTGCGAGGGGAATGTTGATGCCTCTAGTATAACGGCATTCGCGCTTATAAGTGTGGTGCGCGATATTTATTGGTGTCGTCTCATTGATCATTGTCAATTGGTTCATAATTTGGCCCCCTTAAATAGTAAAATATAATTTGTTTAATATATTATACCCCAAAACGAACAGCTGTAATCAGAAAATTTACTAAATTTAGATATTTGTAAGTTTTTTACCAATCATCTCCTTGCTGCATTTCCTCAGCCACCATTTGTAAATCATAAGCATTGATCATCAGCAGCTCGTATTCCTCATGCTGCTCTATATACTTTTGGATGAGGCGAAGCACATATTTTGGAGACCCTTCATTTTCTTCATCGTAGACGAGCAATGTCGCATCCGTATTATCGATAATGAACTTGTCCTTTTCGATAAACTGCCATGGCGCTTCATATGGACGCTTCGTCACGCTTGTCACAAAATCGGCCTTACTTACTATATGCATATAAGTCTCTTGTTTATGCTCGTTCCAATTTTTTTCCTGTTCCAAGAAGGGGGTGATAATGGAATATTTGAGTTCGGGGTAGTCGTTTTTAAGTTCCAGTACAACTTGTGCCGCCCATGTTTCAATACCTTGCTGGCCGCTGATCACGACCCATTCCAGCCCATCTTCTATAAGAATGCGCAGCTGGTTTTCCAGCGCCTTTTTAATAACCGGGACACCGGGATGCTTGTCATTGAATATTCCTAGTTCATGTGGACGGTAGCCCGTAATATAAAGTGATTTCATCATTAGTCTCCTTTACTTAACCATCAATAAAATAAGGGCACTATGCATAACACAGCGCCCTCTTAATATATATACTATTTATTCACCAAAAACAGCTTTAATCTGCTCGATTGCCCAGTCCAGGTCTTCTTTTGAAATGATTAGCGGTGGGGCGAAGCGGATTACTGTGTCGTGTGTTTCTTTACAAAGTAATTTGCGTTCTGCTAGTTTTTCGCAGTAGGGGCGAGCTGATTCGTGAAGCTCGACGCCTATGAAAAGACCGCGCCCGCGAACTTCTTTGATTACCGGGTTCTCGATTTCCTGAAGCTGTGCTTTAAAGTAGTCGCCAAGCTCCAAAGAACGCTCTGTCAGCTTTTCATCCAATAATACATCGATCGCTGCAATCGATACGGCACATGCAAGCGGGTTGCCGCCGAATGTCGAGCCGTGTGAACCTGGATTGAACACACCAAGGATATCATCGTTTGCGACTACTGCTGAAATCGGGTAAACACCGCCGCCAAGCGCTTTACCTAAAATATAGACGTCTGGTGTAACATCTTCCCATTCACAGGCAAACAGTTTTCCTGTCCGGGATAAACCTGTTTGAATTTCATCTGCAATAAACAGAACATTATTTTCTTTACATAATTTATAAGCTGCTTTTAAGAAACCTTCAGTCGGGATGATGATGCCTGCTTCCCCCTGAATCGGCTCGACGATAAATGCCGCTGTATTCGGTGTTATGGCTTCTTTCAACGCGTCTATATCGCCGTAAGGAATTAATGTGAAGCCTTCCAGCATCGGACCGAATCCGCGCTTATACTCCGCTTCCGAGGACAGCGAAACTGCAGCCATTGTACGGCCGTGGAAATTGCCGTTACAACCGATAATTTGCGCTTTGTTAGCTTCGATGCCTTTTACTTCATATCCCCAGCGGCGGGCTGTTTTAATGGCCGTTTCGACAGCTTCAGCGCCTGTATTCATCGGCAGCACCATATTTTTGCCCGTTAGCTTACTGACCTTTTCATACCACACGCCTAATGTCGCACTATGGAAAGCACGTGACGTAAGTGTCACCGCATCTGCCTGATCTTTTAATGCCTGGATAATTTTCGGATGGCGATGACCTTGGTTTAAGGCAGAATACGCGGAAAGCATATCTAAATAACGGTTGCCTTCAGGGTCTGTCACCCAAGAACCTTCTGCTTTTTCGATTACGATCGGAAGTGGGTGATAGTTATGCGCCCCGAATTTTTCCGTAGTTGAAATAAGTTGTTCTGATTTTGATTTAGTTGTCATGATGAAATCCTCCTTAAGCAAATTTACTTGTAAAACAGATAAATCCATTGCAAAAGACAGAAAAAATTTACATATACGATGCAGGTTTCTTCCAAATTAATGTTAACAGAATACCGAAGAAGATGACAACCGTTGCAAAGTAATATGGGTAGTTAATATCAATATCGAATAACATCCCGCCTAAAATCGGACCGAAAATATTCGCTAAACTTGTGAACATCGAGTTCATGCCCCCGACGAAACCTTGTTCATTGCCGGCAATTTTTGATAAATAACTCGTAACGGCAGGACGGAATAAATCGAAGCCGATGAAGACGATACATGTAACAAGTAAAATAGCAAAATATGAACTGACAACAGTCATTAAAAATACGAGAATGCCCGATAAAATCAAGCTGTAGCGAATGAGTTTAATTTCTCCCCATTTTTGTGCAAGCCGGTCAAACAGCACTACTTGCGCAACTGCTCCGAAAATCGCGCCACCTGTAATAATGATTGCGATATCCATAGGGGTAAACCCGAATTTATGATCGACAAACAGACTGAAGAACGATTCGAAAGCCGCGAGTCCAAATGATGCGACAAAAATTAAAATAAATGCGATCAAGTACATCGGTTCTAAAATGCGTTTGAATCCGGATGTTTGAACAGGTGCATTTTCCATGTTTTCCGCATTGCGTTCCGGTTCACGCAGTAAAATAATCGATAAGATTGCTGCTGTTGTACCGAGCGCTCCTGCAAAGTAGAAAGGCACACGAGTACCGAAATCGGCTAAAAATCCGCCGATGCCGGGGCCGATAATGAAACCAGTACTAATTGCCGCACTCATGTAGCCAAGTGCTTTTGGACGTGTTTCCATTGTCGTAATATCCGCAATAAAGGCCGTAACAGCAGGCATAATAAACGCCGCACTGATCCCTCCTAATACACGGGAAATGAAAAGAACTTCTATCGTTTTCCCTAAACCGAATAGAAATTCCGAAATACCGAAAATAAATAATCCGAGGACGATCATAATTTTACGTCCATATTTATCAACCGCTTTACCAGCGAGTGGTGAAACAATCAGTTGTGCAATTGCGAATGCTGCTGTCAAATAGCCGATAACTTGGCCGCTTAACTGCAGTTCATTCATTAGAGTAGGGAGTACCGGGATAACCAAACCGATTCCTAGAAAGGCGATGAACAGGTTTAATAATAGTAACCCTAATGTTATTTTATAGTCTTTCATTTTTATTGCTCCTTATTAAGTTGTGAAAAAATCGTTAATCCGCACTTCTTAACATAAACCCTACAGTAGCTATAGAGTCAATAGAACTGTTTTAAGTAAATGTTAAATTTAGTTAAAGCAGCTTAATCTTTAATTCCACGATGAACTGGTCCTCTTCGTTTGGAGAATAGTTAAGAGGCATGAAGATTTCATAGACAACCGGAACAACCTGTAAATGCTGCTCTTCTATATAATGATAAAGCTTTTGGTATTGGGTTAAATACGTGTCCCGTTCAAAAATAAATGCAATACATACGTAGCGTCCTGCAGGTATCGTTTTCACGTCCATATCAGTTGTTAAATGGGTAATATACCGGTCTGTAATGAGCGGTGTAAAAACATGACTGTAATGCAGTTCATCCAGGCTGTCGTATTGCTCGTAAGGAAAAATACATCCGTACCGATTGCTCAGCAGGCTATTTTCAACTTCCAATGTTTTAATCAAGGAACTGTAGTACGTATTGGGAATATAGTACGGTGTCAGTTCATTTGTTTTAATCGATAAAATCCTTACCGCCTCTTCATTTTTGAAATAGACCGTATCCATCACATCGATTGCGAGCTGTTCTTCCATCTGCCTTTTCGTTTTATATAAGGACTGCTGAATTTCGTACATGCGATTCATCTGCTGTTCAATGACACTTTCCTGCTGCTGCAAAAAGGAGAGAAGTTCGGCAGGGGTAAACTGCTGCGCTGCTTTAATTTCCTCCAATGAGACACCGATATACTTCAATGATTTAATGATGTCCAAATGATAAAATTGTGAGTCTTTATAGTAGCGGTAATTTGTTTTAGGATCGACATAGGAAGGTTTGAATAAGCCGATCTGATCATAGTAGCGTAATGTTTGGATAGAGATATTCGTCAGTTTGGAAACTTCGCCGATTGAATAATGTTTTTCTTCCATAGGATGTCCTCCGAAGTACAATGTTACCGGTATCGTAACATTTATGGGGGATGGGGGTAAATTATTTTGGAGAACAGAATAAATCACACCCCGGTGTTGCATGAGGCGTGATGTACATTCAATATTCCATATCCGCAGTCAGGTGAACAGGGCTTTTCCTGCTGTAGAAATACCCGACGAGTAATAATACAAGTGCAAGTGTAACGGTCCCGCCTGCAAACAGCAGAGGGGCTTTAAACGTGCGAAAATGAGTTTCCAGACGGGATGCAATGACCGGTCCGATAATTTGTCCGATAGCATAGAACGTAGTCAGTATCGATACGACATAGTTGCTCTGCTTTGGAAACAGCTGTCTGGAATAGGCAGTCGACATTGTTACAAGCCCGACAAACGTAAAACCGAACGACATCGCCGATACGAGTACACTCCATGCCGATTGTGATAAAACAGGAAGCAGAATGCCAATAATCTGCAAGGTATAGGCTGTAGACATCATTGAAACCGGAGAGAAACGCGACATGCATTTCATCCAGATCGGTGCTGACGGAACAGCAGCCAGCCCGGCCAGTACCCAACTGTATCCGGCATAGGCACGCAATGATTCAATATTATAAATAATATCGACCAAAAAAGTACCTGTAATAATATAACCGAGTCCTTCCAAGCCATATGCGATGATCAGCCATGGCATAAATCCGCGCCAAATATTATTGTCCGCAGACTTTGGTTCCTTTATATGATTGGCAACGCTTAAATGACGCCATAAAAAAATTGTCGTTGCTAAAAATAAGACGGATAATGCACCAAGACCAATCCAGGAACCTTGCCAGTGAAAGCTTGCTTCGAAAAATGGTACAAAAAGTCCCGATAACGCGATACCCAATCCAACTCCGCTAAACAAATAGCCGCTCCACCGGGTTAATAAGTTTGCCGCTAAATAATCCATTACAATACTTGATGTCAGAACAAATATAAAACCGCTTGTTAAGCCTGCGATAAAACGCAGCACGATCCAGATTGAATAAGATTCAACCAATCCCATTAAAATGATGGAGAACACATTCAGAAATACGTTCATTAATAGGAAGTTCTTTTTTGATTTGTAAACAAAGCCGGCTCCTAATGCCCCGATGAAGTAACCGATATAATTGCTTGATGCGAGCCAGCCGCCCTGTGCAAACGATAAGTTTTCATCAACACGCATGAAAGGCAGAACCGGTGTGAAAGCAAAACGGCTAATCCCCATTGCAACAGCTAAAAATAAAATGCCCCCTAAAATAACACTGAAATGTTGACGGTTCATGAACATCCCCCCTAGAAAAAACATCCCTTACAGTAATTGTAACACTCTTAAATTCAAGAGTAATAGAGAAAATACCCGCAGAAATAAGAGGAAAAAGAAAAGAGATGAAACAGAAGTTGGTTACTTCCGTTTCATCTCTATATAATCCTTATGAATGAGCAGGTGCTCCCTGTTTCCCTTTGTTGTTGGCACTTGCTTCTTCTTTTGCACGCTGTTTTTTCATTTTGTTTAAATCTGAACGTAATAGTAAAGAAATACCTAATGAAATTGCGATTAAGAAGCTGAATAAATAGAATACTGGAATATAGCTGTTTGTCGCTTCGTGAATTGTTGATACGATAATCGGACCAAAAATACCACCAAGTGACCATGTTGTTAATAAATAACCGTGAATTACGCCAAGTTGCTTCGTACCGAATAAATCACTCGCGAATGCTGGTAAGTTCGAGAAGCCACCACCGTAACAACTAACTACTAAGAAAATGAACAGTTGTAAAAGAAGTGCATTTGTCGTAAATGGTAATGTAATAAAGGCAATTAATTGAATCGTGAAGAAGATCACGAATACGTTAGAACGCCCGATATAATCTGAACCAGCCGCCCATAGTAAACGACCGCCACCATTGAATAAGCCCATTAAACCAACCATTGTCGCAGCAGCGGCTACTGATAAGCCGGCAATTTCCTGAGACATTGGCGAAGCAACGGAAATCATCATTAAACCAGATGTAACGTTAATTAAGTGCATTGCCCAAAGCATCCAGAACTGTTTCGTGCGAACAGCTTCGCGTGCTGACATTTGAGCGATTTCCTGTGTTTTTGCTTTACCTGTAGCGACAGCTTCTTCTACTTCACCTGGCTTAGGTGGAGCGATGTAAAGTGCGCCAATCATCATTAATACAAAGTAACTAATACCTAAAATAAAGTACGTATTTGAAATTCCTACAGCATCCATTAGGTTTACAGCAACCGGCGCTGTAATTAAAGCACCTGAACCGAATCCTAATACAGCCATCCCTGTCGCTAAACCACGACGATTAGGGAACCATTTAACAAGTGTTGATACTGGAGCGATATAACCGATCCCCATCCCAAGACCGCTTAATAACCCGTAAGTTAACCAATATAAGACAACCGAATCCATAGCGATTGCAATCCCTGCGCCACCTTGACCTAAACCAAAGAGTACTGCGGCAACCATTGCTGCTTTTCTCGGTCCTAATTTTTCTACTGTACTACCAAATAGTGCTGCAGCAAAACCTGCTAACCCCATCATAATTGTAAATGCGATTGTAATTTGTGATGCATCCCATCCAAGCTCAGAAGCGATTGGATTTTTATACACACTGTATGCATAAGCTCCACCGATCGAAAGGTGAATAGCGATTGCTGATGCAGCAATTAACCAACGATTCTTTTTCAAAAATATTCCCCCTCACACAAAATAAATATCGGTTATACGACATTTTTCTACTTGAAGTAGTTATGTCTAAAGTATGAACGTCCATGTACATTAACTTAACACTAACTTATTATTTTGCGCAAGTAGAATTTTTCAAAAAGAATTATCTCGAAAAAACATATATTTCTCTTTTGAGTAATAAAATTGTACTTAAAGTAAATATTTTTCGATGCTAAAAAGGCGTTGTAACGTTGTTAAATCAAGGGTTTGCGAGGTTTGAGTGTTAGTTCAATATAACAATATTTATTCAAAAGGATAATATTGTAAAATATAATAATTTCTATTTTAATA belongs to Solibacillus sp. FSL W7-1436 and includes:
- a CDS encoding YbfB/YjiJ family MFS transporter; translation: MNRQHFSVILGGILFLAVAMGISRFAFTPVLPFMRVDENLSFAQGGWLASSNYIGYFIGALGAGFVYKSKKNFLLMNVFLNVFSIILMGLVESYSIWIVLRFIAGLTSGFIFVLTSSIVMDYLAANLLTRWSGYLFSGVGLGIALSGLFVPFFEASFHWQGSWIGLGALSVLFLATTIFLWRHLSVANHIKEPKSADNNIWRGFMPWLIIAYGLEGLGYIITGTFLVDIIYNIESLRAYAGYSWVLAGLAAVPSAPIWMKCMSRFSPVSMMSTAYTLQIIGILLPVLSQSAWSVLVSAMSFGFTFVGLVTMSTAYSRQLFPKQSNYVVSILTTFYAIGQIIGPVIASRLETHFRTFKAPLLFAGGTVTLALVLLLVGYFYSRKSPVHLTADMEY
- the fumC gene encoding class II fumarate hydratase encodes the protein MEFRIEKDTLGEVRVPVDKIWGAQTQRSKENFQIGTERMPIEIIRAMTILKKAAAIANNKLGKLSNAKKNAIVEAADEILAGKWDEHFPLVVWQTGSGTQTNMNVNETIAHLANEKLTAAGSDEKVHPNDDVNKSQSSNDTFPTALHIAAVEIVENYLMPRLKLLQATLKEKALAFNDIIKIGRTHLQDATPLTLGQEIGGWHHMLLKCEKMIMVNTQFMKELAIGGTAVGTGINAHPEFGARTAAEISTLTGIEFTSAENKFHALTSHDEVVTAHGALKALAADLMKIANDVRWLASGPRSGIGEITIPENEPGSSIMPGKVNPTQSEAMTMVVTQVVGNDATIAFAASQGNFELNVFKPVIIYNFLQSARLLADSMKSFNDNCAVGIEPNMEVLDANLKNSLMLVTALNPYIGYENAAKIAKTAHKEGTTLKEAAIASGLLTEEEFDRYVDPKTMIYPNAE
- a CDS encoding MFS transporter, with amino-acid sequence MKDYKITLGLLLLNLFIAFLGIGLVIPVLPTLMNELQLSGQVIGYLTAAFAIAQLIVSPLAGKAVDKYGRKIMIVLGLFIFGISEFLFGLGKTIEVLFISRVLGGISAAFIMPAVTAFIADITTMETRPKALGYMSAAISTGFIIGPGIGGFLADFGTRVPFYFAGALGTTAAILSIILLREPERNAENMENAPVQTSGFKRILEPMYLIAFILIFVASFGLAAFESFFSLFVDHKFGFTPMDIAIIITGGAIFGAVAQVVLFDRLAQKWGEIKLIRYSLILSGILVFLMTVVSSYFAILLVTCIVFIGFDLFRPAVTSYLSKIAGNEQGFVGGMNSMFTSLANIFGPILGGMLFDIDINYPYYFATVVIFFGILLTLIWKKPASYM
- a CDS encoding L-lactate MFS transporter is translated as MKKNRWLIAASAIAIHLSIGGAYAYSVYKNPIASELGWDASQITIAFTIMMGLAGFAAALFGSTVEKLGPRKAAMVAAVLFGLGQGGAGIAIAMDSVVLYWLTYGLLSGLGMGIGYIAPVSTLVKWFPNRRGLATGMAVLGFGSGALITAPVAVNLMDAVGISNTYFILGISYFVLMMIGALYIAPPKPGEVEEAVATGKAKTQEIAQMSAREAVRTKQFWMLWAMHLINVTSGLMMISVASPMSQEIAGLSVAAAATMVGLMGLFNGGGRLLWAAGSDYIGRSNVFVIFFTIQLIAFITLPFTTNALLLQLFIFLVVSCYGGGFSNLPAFASDLFGTKQLGVIHGYLLTTWSLGGIFGPIIVSTIHEATNSYIPVFYLFSFLIAISLGISLLLRSDLNKMKKQRAKEEASANNKGKQGAPAHS
- a CDS encoding MerR family transcriptional regulator — encoded protein: MEEKHYSIGEVSKLTNISIQTLRYYDQIGLFKPSYVDPKTNYRYYKDSQFYHLDIIKSLKYIGVSLEEIKAAQQFTPAELLSFLQQQESVIEQQMNRMYEIQQSLYKTKRQMEEQLAIDVMDTVYFKNEEAVRILSIKTNELTPYYIPNTYYSSLIKTLEVENSLLSNRYGCIFPYEQYDSLDELHYSHVFTPLITDRYITHLTTDMDVKTIPAGRYVCIAFIFERDTYLTQYQKLYHYIEEQHLQVVPVVYEIFMPLNYSPNEEDQFIVELKIKLL
- a CDS encoding DUF1273 domain-containing protein — encoded protein: MMKSLYITGYRPHELGIFNDKHPGVPVIKKALENQLRILIEDGLEWVVISGQQGIETWAAQVVLELKNDYPELKYSIITPFLEQEKNWNEHKQETYMHIVSKADFVTSVTKRPYEAPWQFIEKDKFIIDNTDATLLVYDEENEGSPKYVLRLIQKYIEQHEEYELLMINAYDLQMVAEEMQQGDDW
- a CDS encoding ornithine--oxo-acid transaminase, which gives rise to MTTKSKSEQLISTTEKFGAHNYHPLPIVIEKAEGSWVTDPEGNRYLDMLSAYSALNQGHRHPKIIQALKDQADAVTLTSRAFHSATLGVWYEKVSKLTGKNMVLPMNTGAEAVETAIKTARRWGYEVKGIEANKAQIIGCNGNFHGRTMAAVSLSSEAEYKRGFGPMLEGFTLIPYGDIDALKEAITPNTAAFIVEPIQGEAGIIIPTEGFLKAAYKLCKENNVLFIADEIQTGLSRTGKLFACEWEDVTPDVYILGKALGGGVYPISAVVANDDILGVFNPGSHGSTFGGNPLACAVSIAAIDVLLDEKLTERSLELGDYFKAQLQEIENPVIKEVRGRGLFIGVELHESARPYCEKLAERKLLCKETHDTVIRFAPPLIISKEDLDWAIEQIKAVFGE